In the genome of Anabaena cylindrica PCC 7122, the window ATGTGGGAGCAAGATTCAGCTTTATTTCTCAATAACCCCGCATTACTTCCATTAGCGCCATTAACAAAAACAAATTCCGCACCAGGGTTATTATCACAAGTCGCCAGAGAAATTGCTAAAATTACAAATGTGGAAGCTAGACAGAATACCGCTGCTTACACAGAGATTTTAGCAGGTTTACGATTTGAGAAAAATCTAATTCGTCAATTATTGAGCGAGGATATTATGCAAGAATCTGTAATTTATCAGGATATTTTGCAAAAGGGAGAACAAAAAGAGGCTTTCCGTTTCTTGAATCGTCAATTGAATCGCCGTTTTGGTGTCATAGATTCGCCAATAATGGAACGAATTCGCTTATTATCTACTGAACAATTAGAAATATTGGGAGAAGAATTTTTAGATTTTTCAGAAGTATCTGATTTAATTACTTGGTTAGACGCGCAAACTCCCAGAAGTTGATAAAATTTTTCATATTCCCGATTCATCAAAAAAGTCGGGAATCTCATTTTTCATTTCACCCTGGGGATATTAGTAAATTTTTATTTATTTATTAAGTAATTTTACTTAATAAATAACATTGTCTACAAAACAGTTTGATAAGCTGTTACGCATTTACTTTTTTGCCTCAAAGCCTTACTCCAAGGACTATAGGCTACAAATTATTAAATTTAGCAGCGTAACAACTTAGTCGTTTACAAGCGGAATTTGAGCCAACAATGTTTACCTAATTCCCTTAGTTGCAGAAAAAGTCCAGTTCCTTCTGTCTTTTTTGGGAATTTTGAAGTTTTAAGTATTGCAATCTGATAAAATTTGTAAGGTTTCTTTGAGCTAGGAGCAATGGGATCGACTGGTGTAAGGATCGCAATTGACGCTATGGGAGGGGATCACGCACCCAAGGAAATCGTCGCTGGCGCACTGCGAGCGCGGGAAGAATTGGGTGTAAAAATCTTGTTGGTAGGTGATCCCCAAAAAATTGAAGCTGCTATGCCGCCAAAAACAAATATGGTGGATTTAGAGATTGTTTCTGCTGAGGAAGCGATCGCTATGGATGAGGAACCTTTAAATGCAGTCAGA includes:
- a CDS encoding DUF4351 domain-containing protein — translated: MSFDNVCKILAEKYPLDFANWLLPETVEKIKVLKTELSIEPIRADSVILLQTKNRILHLEFQTNTKSDTPIPLRMLDYFVRLVRQYNLPVTQVVIFLQETSNEIAFTEAYIDEMTNHRYRVIRMWEQDSALFLNNPALLPLAPLTKTNSAPGLLSQVAREIAKITNVEARQNTAAYTEILAGLRFEKNLIRQLLSEDIMQESVIYQDILQKGEQKEAFRFLNRQLNRRFGVIDSPIMERIRLLSTEQLEILGEEFLDFSEVSDLITWLDAQTPRS